From Rhodoferax sp. AJA081-3, the proteins below share one genomic window:
- a CDS encoding DUF4034 domain-containing protein, whose protein sequence is MTRTKPRIFLNFVLVLSLFFLAEKSSYAVENIGAPLALLKQRQLGDLDRLMNGYLDGYKRDTDKEFDAANAFDTLSVRDLNISHLFDEWIMAFPKSAAARLAKGRYNYEMAWLSRGGGYISEVPQDKISGMESYISRSIEDLRRACELDPSQALFSRYLIQAYMTLGQREDLYREYKRAITLDQHVRGARYAYLFALLPQWGGSYQEMEGFLSELKGIPDTPKTIKTKGDLEQVYYLQRSQQSFREADFEQALKFANQAVAANRSQPALSQVGYVLVKLNRHSEAISIFTEAIDLSPATANELRGPRQSRAFAYRTLLQNKEALDDYAILAERGNAYAQYFLGYAYVKGWGGIKQNQPEGIKWLSLAADRGNESARKLILEIKSNEIR, encoded by the coding sequence ATGACACGGACAAAACCTCGAATCTTCTTGAATTTTGTTTTGGTCCTGTCACTATTCTTTCTTGCCGAGAAAAGCTCCTATGCCGTCGAGAACATTGGTGCACCCCTAGCGCTGCTAAAACAACGGCAGCTTGGTGATCTTGACCGATTAATGAACGGGTATTTGGACGGGTACAAACGCGATACAGACAAAGAGTTTGACGCGGCAAACGCCTTTGACACACTCAGTGTCAGGGACTTGAACATTTCCCATTTGTTTGACGAATGGATTATGGCGTTTCCAAAGTCTGCCGCTGCTCGATTAGCCAAGGGAAGGTACAACTATGAAATGGCTTGGTTGTCGCGAGGCGGAGGTTATATCTCAGAAGTCCCGCAAGACAAGATCAGCGGAATGGAAAGCTACATCAGCAGATCGATTGAAGATCTGCGTCGGGCCTGCGAACTAGATCCATCGCAAGCACTATTTTCTAGATACCTCATTCAAGCCTACATGACGCTGGGGCAACGAGAAGACCTATATAGAGAATATAAGAGAGCGATCACACTGGACCAGCACGTGAGAGGCGCTCGATACGCTTACTTGTTCGCGCTCCTCCCGCAATGGGGCGGGAGTTACCAAGAAATGGAAGGGTTCCTCAGCGAACTTAAAGGAATACCGGACACTCCCAAGACGATAAAAACAAAAGGGGACTTAGAGCAGGTGTACTACTTACAAAGATCGCAGCAATCTTTCCGAGAAGCTGACTTCGAACAAGCACTGAAATTTGCAAACCAAGCCGTCGCAGCAAATCGCAGTCAACCCGCGCTTTCTCAGGTAGGGTATGTCTTGGTCAAACTCAACAGGCATTCGGAGGCGATCAGCATATTTACTGAGGCGATAGACTTGTCGCCCGCAACAGCAAATGAATTGCGTGGTCCCCGCCAAAGTAGAGCCTTTGCCTACAGGACCCTGCTACAGAACAAGGAAGCTCTTGACGACTACGCAATACTCGCAGAAAGAGGTAATGCTTACGCTCAGTATTTTTTGGGGTACGCATATGTCAAGGGTTGGGGTGGAATAAAGCAGAATCAACCTGAGGGAATCAAATGGCTATCGCTAGCAGCTGATAGAGGAAATGAAAGTGCTAGAAAATTAATATTGGAAATAAAGTCTAACGAGATTAGGTAA
- a CDS encoding cell division protein ZapB translates to MANQNHIDQIAERVDRLLVRYAELQRTNALLTGQVEALTHERDALKSRLNAARARVDALLERLPDTTTAVQKDPS, encoded by the coding sequence ATGGCGAACCAGAACCACATCGACCAAATAGCCGAGCGCGTTGACCGCTTGTTGGTGCGTTATGCCGAGTTGCAGCGCACCAACGCACTGCTCACCGGCCAGGTGGAGGCACTCACCCATGAGCGTGATGCGCTCAAATCCCGCCTGAATGCCGCACGCGCCCGGGTGGACGCCCTGCTGGAGCGATTACCGGATACGACGACTGCGGTGCAAAAAGATCCATCATGA
- a CDS encoding cell division protein ZapA: MKQLEVQIMGQTYLLGCPEGGDARLLEAVERVDTAMCKIRDAGKVRARDRIAVLAALNLAFDVPQQQTSAPAVPGQVATATDERSAEHNPDSDVLLVSLLERLDEALSEDGRLL; this comes from the coding sequence ATGAAACAGCTTGAAGTTCAAATCATGGGGCAGACCTATTTGCTGGGTTGCCCGGAAGGCGGCGACGCCCGCCTGCTCGAAGCCGTAGAGCGTGTCGACACCGCCATGTGCAAGATCCGTGATGCGGGCAAGGTGCGCGCCCGTGACCGCATCGCTGTGCTGGCGGCCCTGAACCTGGCCTTTGACGTGCCACAACAGCAGACCTCCGCACCCGCCGTACCGGGCCAGGTCGCTACCGCCACGGACGAGCGGTCCGCTGAACACAATCCCGATTCCGATGTACTGCTGGTCTCCCTGCTGGAACGTCTGGACGAAGCGCTGAGCGAAGACGGCAGATTGCTTTAG